From Mytilus edulis chromosome 9, xbMytEdul2.2, whole genome shotgun sequence, the proteins below share one genomic window:
- the LOC139487957 gene encoding peroxiredoxin-like 2A isoform X2, whose protein sequence is MDLAWVMSISKALLSIAGITAGAAILINLPTKFFMATEKATLQYLQTAKLQTIDQTKNNFSASDLWKDNGVVLMAVRRPGUSLCREEAIGLSSLLPQLEAHRVQLHAVVHETLGVDEFKPFFKGDVYLDLEKKFYGPKERWTSLFSLLRFGVMKNIYRVKKKSIPGNMIGEGRLLGGVYVIGPGEQGILFQYHEKEFGDHADLKDIMAAVENIKST, encoded by the exons GGTGATGTCAATATCTAAAGCATTGTTAAGTATAGCAGGAATAACTGCTGGAGCTGCTATCCTTATAAATCTACCTACTAAATTCTTCATGGCTACTGAAAAAGCTACTCTTCAGTATTTACAGACTGCTAAACTACAGACAATAGATCAGACCAAAAACAATTTTTCA GCATCAGATCTATGGAAAGATAATGGTGTGGTATTAATGGCAGTCAGAAGACCAGGATGATCTTTGTGCAGAGAG gAAGCTATTGGGCTGTCCTCTCTGCTACCTCAACTCGAAGCCCATAGAGTCCAGCTACATGCAGTAGTTCATGAGACTCTGGGAGTTGATGAGTTCAAACCATTTTTCAAAGGAGATGTTTATCTAGATTTGGAg aaAAAGTTTTATGGACCAAAAGAGAGGTGGACATCATTGTTTAGTCTTCTTAGATTTGGTGTCATGAAAAATATCTATCGTGTAAAAAAGAAAAGTATTCCTGGTAACATGATAGGTGAAGGAAGACTTCTAGGAG GTGTATATGTAATTGGACCAGGAGAACAAGGTATATTATTCCAATATCATGAGAAAGAATTTGGTGATCATGCTGATCTGAAAGATATCATGGCTGCTGTTGAAAACATCAAatctacataa